The Catenuloplanes niger genome includes a window with the following:
- the def gene encoding peptide deformylase — translation MTVQPIRLFGDPVLRSPAEAVVDFDKELRKLVADLTETMQEAGGAGLAAPQLGVGLRVFAFDVDDVVGHLVNPVLEFPDAEEQDGPEGCLSIPGLYYDTKRRLNVVAKGFNEYGDPLQIVGTGLMARCVQHETDHLDGVLFLDKLDPDARKAAMREIRQADWYDRDKPPTVKVSPHANPFGLGR, via the coding sequence GTGACCGTCCAGCCCATCCGACTCTTCGGGGATCCGGTGCTGCGCTCACCGGCCGAGGCCGTCGTCGACTTCGACAAAGAGCTGCGCAAGCTCGTCGCGGACCTGACCGAGACGATGCAGGAGGCGGGCGGCGCCGGGCTGGCCGCGCCGCAGCTCGGCGTGGGCCTGCGGGTCTTCGCGTTCGACGTCGACGACGTGGTCGGTCACCTGGTCAACCCGGTGCTGGAGTTTCCCGACGCCGAGGAGCAGGACGGGCCGGAGGGCTGCCTGTCCATCCCGGGGCTCTACTACGACACCAAGCGGCGGCTCAACGTGGTGGCCAAGGGCTTCAACGAGTACGGCGACCCGCTGCAGATCGTCGGCACCGGGCTGATGGCGCGCTGCGTGCAGCACGAGACCGACCACCTGGACGGCGTGCTGTTCCTGGACAAGCTGGACCCGGACGCGCGCAAGGCCGCGATGCGGGAGATCCGCCAGGCCGACTGGTACGACCGGGACAAGCCGCCCACCGTGAAGGTCAGCCCGCACGCGAACCCGTTCGG